From the genome of Pseudomonas bubulae:
GCCGCTGGTGCTGTTTCTGGAAGTGGCGTCCAGCGTGATGCTGTTGCGCAGTGCCTGGCGCGAGGCGCATTACCCGCTGCTCAAACGCCTGCTGCTGGCGGCCGCGTGCGGAGTGCCGTGCGGTATCTGGTTGCTGACGGGTATCGACAGCGGTGGGCTGACAGTGGGGGTCTACCTGTTGGTGGGGCTACTGGCGATTCTGGGTCTGGCGCGTATTCGCCTGCCGATGGGCGAGGGTCGCGCCGGTGCCTGGCTGGTGGGGGGCAGCAGCGGGGCGTTGATCGCCGCATTCAGTATTGGCGGGCCGCTGGTAGTGGCGTGGCTCAGCCACTGCGGGTTGCGGGCCCGGGCGTTGCGGGCGACGCTGATCATGTTCTTTTTTGCCGTCGATCTTGCGGCGCTGGCCGGGCTGGCGGTGGCTTTGGCCATCCCCCCCGGCACAGGCCGGCAGGCATTGCTGATGCTGCCTGCGCTGCTGTTGGGGCTGTGGCTGGGGCAACAATTGTTCGCGCGTATCCAGGCCGAACAGGCCGCCCGTTTTACCCAATGGCTATTGCTGGTGCTGGCAGGCGTTGGTCTGCTGGGCCGGTCGTGGTCCTGATCGATCCCAAGGAGCTGTCTATGATGCCGACTGTTTTTATTACCGGTGCCACGTCCGGTTTTGGCGAAGCCTGTGCCCGTCGTTTTGCTGCCGCAGGCTGGTCGCTGGTGCTTACCGGTCGCCGGGCCGAGCGCCTATATGCACTGGCTGACGAGCTGTG
Proteins encoded in this window:
- a CDS encoding sulfite exporter TauE/SafE family protein, whose translation is MNPEASWALSALCVLVAAVVRGLTGFGFAAIAVVGLAMLGSLQQAVPLVLFLEVASSVMLLRSAWREAHYPLLKRLLLAAACGVPCGIWLLTGIDSGGLTVGVYLLVGLLAILGLARIRLPMGEGRAGAWLVGGSSGALIAAFSIGGPLVVAWLSHCGLRARALRATLIMFFFAVDLAALAGLAVALAIPPGTGRQALLMLPALLLGLWLGQQLFARIQAEQAARFTQWLLLVLAGVGLLGRSWS